The nucleotide sequence GGGAGGGGTACGAAGCGATCGGCCGCGAGCTCGCCGCCGCGGTCAAGCGTCTGGGGAAGAAAAAAACCGTGGTCGTTCTAGAATGTTACCCCGGCGTTCGGCAGGAGGAAATCATAGCGGGATGCCGGCAGTCGCTCGAATCGGTAACGATCGTTCAAGCCGAGGAAGCGGCGCTGGCTCCCGATGAAGTCGATCGCAAAGTCGAACGTTATCTCACGGATGACCGCGTCTTCGGTTATATGGCGCCGTTCCAGATCGAAGAGTTCTATGATCCGGAGCGGATCGACGTATTGCGAAGCCGGATCGATGCGGCGGGGGACGGCATCGTGCTTGCGGTCGGTTTCGGCGCTTCGCTGATCGCTCGGGGAGACCTATTCCTCTATGCCGATCTGGCGCGCTGGGAGATTCAGCAACGCTATCGCTCCAAAGAACTCGGCAATTGGCGCGCGGGACGTCGCGAGGATGATATCCTGCGCTTGTACAAGCGGGGATTCTTCTTCGAATGGCGCATGGCGGACCGGCTGAAGAAGAAGCGGCTCGGCGAAATCGACTACTATCTGGATACGAACGTTAAGGATTCGCCCAAGATGGTCACCCGTCAGGCGCTGTTCGATGGAATGGCCCAAGCGGCTAGCCGGCCGTTCCGGTTGGTTCCTTATTTCGATCCCGGCGTATGGGGGGGCACGTGGCTGGAGGAGCGGATCGATCTGCCCAAGCGCGAACATCCGTATGCCTGGGGATTCGACGGCGTGCCGGAGGAGAACAGTTTATACTTTCAGTACGGCCCGGTTCGTCTGGAGCTGCCGGCGATCAATCTGGTGTTCTTCCGATCGATCCAGTTGCTCGGCGAGAAGGTATACGCGCGGTTCGGCGCGGAGTTCCCGATCCGGTTCGACTTCCTGGACACGATCGGCGGTCAGCCTCTAAGCCTGCAAGTCCATCCGACGACGGAGTATATCCGCGATCGCTTCGGCATGCACTATACGCAGGATGAGAGCTACTACATTCTGGATGCCGTTCCGGGGGCGCAAGTGTACCTTGGACTTCAGGAGAACGTCTCTCCCGAAGAGATGATGACGGATCTGCGCAAGGCGCAGGAAGGCGGATATTCGTTCCCGGCGGAAAAGTATATCAATACGTACCCGGCGGCCAAGCACGACCACTTTCTCATTCCCGCCGGAACGGTGCATTGTTCCGCGCCAGGCTGTATGGTGCTGGAGATCAGCGCCACGCCGTACATTTTCACCTTCAAACTATGGGACTGGGATCGGTTGGGACTCGACGGCAAGCCCCGCCCCGTGCATCTGGAGCATGGCGAGCAGGTGATTCGCTGGGATCGGACGTCGCCATGGATCGAGGCGGAGTGCGCGAACCGCATCGAGCCGATCGGGGAAGGAGCGGGCTGGAAGGAAGAGCGGACGGGATTGCACGAGCTTGAGTTCATCGAGA is from Paenibacillus antri and encodes:
- a CDS encoding class I mannose-6-phosphate isomerase gives rise to the protein MSSRYDKEPIVAIRGREDEAWEGYEAIGRELAAAVKRLGKKKTVVVLECYPGVRQEEIIAGCRQSLESVTIVQAEEAALAPDEVDRKVERYLTDDRVFGYMAPFQIEEFYDPERIDVLRSRIDAAGDGIVLAVGFGASLIARGDLFLYADLARWEIQQRYRSKELGNWRAGRREDDILRLYKRGFFFEWRMADRLKKKRLGEIDYYLDTNVKDSPKMVTRQALFDGMAQAASRPFRLVPYFDPGVWGGTWLEERIDLPKREHPYAWGFDGVPEENSLYFQYGPVRLELPAINLVFFRSIQLLGEKVYARFGAEFPIRFDFLDTIGGQPLSLQVHPTTEYIRDRFGMHYTQDESYYILDAVPGAQVYLGLQENVSPEEMMTDLRKAQEGGYSFPAEKYINTYPAAKHDHFLIPAGTVHCSAPGCMVLEISATPYIFTFKLWDWDRLGLDGKPRPVHLEHGEQVIRWDRTSPWIEAECANRIEPIGEGAGWKEERTGLHELEFIETRRHWFSEPVVHTQNGSVHMLNLIEGEEATVESPDGAFEPFVVRYAETFIVPASVTSYTIRPSGPSEGKTVGTIKAYVRA